The Alistipes megaguti sequence GGATTATATCCGTCGCTGCATGAAGCGCAATCCGGGCATCCACCCCGATCTGATGCAGATGGTCCGAATGTTGCAGCCTACGTCCGAGGGACTTCCGCTCGAGGTCTACTGCTTCACGCGTACGACGGAGTGGACCGCCTACGAGGCGCTGCAGTCGGAGATTTTCGACCACCTGCTGGCCGTGCTTCCGGAGTTCGGGCTGCGACTCTATCAACGCCCCTCGGGTGAGGACCTGCGTGCACTTCGCGAAAAGATGGAGATAAACCACTGAAAATAACTGTCAGTCAGAAATCATGGACTTTCTTGCGCAATACAATCTGACGGGACTGGTGATCGGCATTGCCACGTTCCTGATCATCGGGCTGTTTCATCCGCTGGTCATCAAGGGCGAATACTACTTCGGGGTGAAGATCTGGTGGATCTTCCTCGTCATGGGGCTGGCGGCCATCGCCGGCTCGATTGCCGTAAGGCACATTCTGTGGTCGACGCTGCTGGCCGTCTGGGGCGCCTCGTCGCTCTGGTCGATCGGCGAACTCTTCGAACAGCGGCAGCGCGTCGCCAAGGGGTGGTTTCCGAAGAATCCCCGGCGAAACGCTCCGGAATCAACCCGCCAATAACCGCCCCGGCCAGGAACTACCCTGCCGGTTCGATCCTGCCGCAACCCGAATCCCGAACCCCGAAATCCCAGTACTGAAGATGACCCTGCGCCGAATCCGACCGCTCGCTTTCCTGCTGATTCTGGCAATATGCTGCACCCCTGCGGGACGTCCCGTCGAACACGCCGCACAACCGGACGGATGGTCCGGACCGGGACGCGTGCCGCCGCCCCAGCGGGTGCGCTTGTGGTTCGGCGGTGATGTCATGCAGCATCTGCCGCAGGTCGAGGCGGCCCGCCGCGGCACGGGTTTCGACTATGGCCCCGTTTTTGCAGCTCTGGCTCCCCGGATGCAGGCGGCCGACCTGGCGGTTGTCAATCTCGAAACGACGCTTACCCGCACGGCCCGCTATACGGGCTATCCGCTCTTCCGTTCGCCCGTAGCGCTGGCCGACGCCCTGCGCGAGGCGGGGGTCGATGTGGCCGTGATGGCCAACAACCACTGCTGCGACGGCGGAGCCGACGGAATCCGAACCGGCATCGAGGAGTTGGACCGTTGTGGAATCCGACATACGGGAGTCTTTGTGGACAGTGTTGATTATCGGCAGAACAACCCGCTTTACCTCACGCGCCACGGCATACGGATTGCGCTGGTCAACTACACGTACGGCACCAACGGCATGCCCGTTCCGCAGGGGATGATCGTCAACCGGATCGACACGCTGCAGATGGCGCGGGATCTGGCGGCGGCACGGCGTCGGGGTGTCGATCTGATCGTCGCCTGCCTCCACTGGGGTGTGGAATACGAACGGCGGGCAAACGCCTCGCAGCGGCAGTTGGCCGCCTTCCTGCGCCGCCAGGGGGTCGCCGTGGTGGTCGGAAGCCATCCCCACGTGGTGCAGCCCTGGGAGGCGGACTCCTCGCACGTGGTGCTCTACTCGCTGGGAAATCTGGTCTCGAACCAGCGCCGCCGCTACACCGACGGCGGTCTGGTGGCCGAAGTCGAGGCCGTGCGCCATCCCGACGGCCGGATGACGTGCCGTCTGGAGACGACGCCCGTCTGGGTGGCCCTGCCCCGCTACCGCATCCTGCCGCCCGAAGCGGCCGACACGATGTCGCTGCCGGCGGCCTACGGACTGTTCCGGGCCGACGTCGAGGCTCTGACCGCATCCGGAAGCGGATATAAGAGAAGCAAATAGAGGCATAAAAACTATCGATCGGAATTTTTTGGCGAAGTGTCGGAAAATCGCTTATCTTTGCACAAGGAACCAAACAGACGAACATTCACACACTTAAACATTATAGTTATGGAAAAGAGCATCAAAGGTACGCGAACCGAACAGAATCTGTTGAAGGCATTTGCCGGCGAGAGCCAGGCCCGCAGCCGTTACGTCTTCTTCTCGAGCAAGGCCAAAAAGGAGGGCTACGAACAGATTGCCGGCGTCTTCGCCGAGACGGCCGAGCAGGAGAAGGAGCACGCCGAGCGTTTCTTCAAGTTCCTCGAGGGCGGTGACGTGACCATCACGGCCAGCTACCCCACCGGTCCGATCGGCACCACGGCCGAGAACCTGTTGGCTGCCGCGAAGGGTGAGAATGAAGAGTGGGACGTGCTCTACCGCGAATTTGCCCAGGTGGCCGACGAGGAGGGTTTCCCCGAGATTGCCGCAGCGTTCCGCATGATTTCGATCGTCGAGGCCGAGCACGAGCGCCGTTATCTGAAGCTGCTGAGCCGCCTCACGGACGGCAACTTCTTCAAGCGCGACGGCAAGATCTGGTGGCAGTGCCGCAACTGCGGTTTCATCATCGAGGCCGAGGAGGCTCCGAAACTCTGCCCGGCGTGCAAGCACCCGCAGTCGTACTTCGAACCCAAGAAGGAGAACTATTGATTCATCGCACGGCCGGTTCCGCACCGGTTCCGGCATCGGGTCCCGTTCCTCGCCGAGGAGCGGGACTTTTTGTTGGGGCGTACGGCGTCGGCGGCTGGAGGCTCCGTGTGGTGACCGTCGCCTCGGAGGGGAGCGTTGTGGCCGCATGGGCGGATCAAGGGCTGCATGCGGAGCTCCGGAAGGCGGCGTCGGCGGGCCCGGCGACGGTGAAGCCTCGGTTGCATCCCTTCTTGAGGCGACACCGTCGGGTGAATCGGGATACATGCACAAATATTCAGCCTTCAGAAGGGGGAAAATCCGGAATTTCTCCGTATCTTTGGCGGAAAACCGAAAAATTTTCCAAAAAACCCTATGGCAGACGAAAAAATCATCTTCTCGATGGTCGGCGTGAGCAAGACCTTCCCCAATCAGAAACGAGTCCTGAACAACATCTACCTCTCGTTCTTCTACGGGGCCAAGATCGGCATCATCGGTCTGAACGGCGCGGGCAAGTCCACGCTCATGAAGATCATCGCCGGCATCGACAAGAACTACGAGGGCGAAGTGGTCTTCTCGCCCGGATACACGGTGGGCTACCTCGAGCAGGAACCCAAACTCGACGACTCGAAAACCGTCCGCGAGGTGGTCGAAGAGGGATGCGCCTCGACGGTCGCCCTGCTGAAGGAGTACGAGGAGATCAACATGAAGCTCTGCGAGCCGATGGACGACGATACGATGGCCCGTCTGATCGAACGTCAGGGCGAACTCTACGAGCAGATCGACCATGTCAACGGCTGGGAGTTGGACAGCGTGCTGGAGCGTGCGATGGATGCGCTGCGCTGCCCCGATCCGGATCAGTCGGTGAAGGTGCTCTCGGGTGGTGAGCGCCGCCGCGTGGCGCTGT is a genomic window containing:
- a CDS encoding DUF4491 family protein codes for the protein MDFLAQYNLTGLVIGIATFLIIGLFHPLVIKGEYYFGVKIWWIFLVMGLAAIAGSIAVRHILWSTLLAVWGASSLWSIGELFEQRQRVAKGWFPKNPRRNAPESTRQ
- a CDS encoding CapA family protein — translated: MTLRRIRPLAFLLILAICCTPAGRPVEHAAQPDGWSGPGRVPPPQRVRLWFGGDVMQHLPQVEAARRGTGFDYGPVFAALAPRMQAADLAVVNLETTLTRTARYTGYPLFRSPVALADALREAGVDVAVMANNHCCDGGADGIRTGIEELDRCGIRHTGVFVDSVDYRQNNPLYLTRHGIRIALVNYTYGTNGMPVPQGMIVNRIDTLQMARDLAAARRRGVDLIVACLHWGVEYERRANASQRQLAAFLRRQGVAVVVGSHPHVVQPWEADSSHVVLYSLGNLVSNQRRRYTDGGLVAEVEAVRHPDGRMTCRLETTPVWVALPRYRILPPEAADTMSLPAAYGLFRADVEALTASGSGYKRSK
- the rbr gene encoding rubrerythrin, which encodes MEKSIKGTRTEQNLLKAFAGESQARSRYVFFSSKAKKEGYEQIAGVFAETAEQEKEHAERFFKFLEGGDVTITASYPTGPIGTTAENLLAAAKGENEEWDVLYREFAQVADEEGFPEIAAAFRMISIVEAEHERRYLKLLSRLTDGNFFKRDGKIWWQCRNCGFIIEAEEAPKLCPACKHPQSYFEPKKENY